A window of Roseovarius sp. THAF27 contains these coding sequences:
- a CDS encoding 3'(2'),5'-bisphosphate nucleotidase CysQ — MPATELDLLIAAARAAGEVACRYTGPEARVWDKPGGAGPVTEADLAVNEVLFEHLRGARPDYGWLSEESADTPERLSRERVFIVDPIDGTRSFIDGTRTWAHALAVVERGEVVAGVVYLPMRDMMYAAAAGQGATLNGDRLGVSDAAVLDGSSMLAAKPNFDARHWRAGRPPAMDRGFRPSLAYRLALVAEGRFDAMMTLRGAWEWDIAAGDLILREAGAVTSDREGRPLRFNNPMPKLDGVLAANPAVHSALLEALAPGAAI, encoded by the coding sequence TTGCCGGCAACTGAGCTGGATCTTCTGATCGCGGCGGCGCGGGCGGCGGGCGAGGTGGCCTGCCGCTATACCGGGCCCGAGGCGCGGGTCTGGGACAAGCCCGGCGGCGCCGGGCCGGTGACCGAGGCCGACCTGGCGGTGAACGAGGTTCTGTTCGAGCATCTGCGCGGCGCGCGGCCCGACTATGGCTGGCTGTCGGAGGAAAGTGCCGACACGCCCGAGCGGCTGTCGCGCGAGCGGGTGTTCATTGTCGACCCCATCGACGGCACGCGCAGTTTCATCGACGGCACGCGGACCTGGGCGCACGCGCTGGCGGTGGTCGAGCGGGGCGAGGTGGTGGCGGGCGTGGTCTACCTGCCGATGCGCGACATGATGTATGCCGCCGCCGCCGGGCAGGGGGCGACGCTGAACGGCGACCGCCTGGGTGTAAGCGATGCGGCGGTACTGGACGGCAGCAGCATGTTGGCGGCGAAACCGAATTTCGACGCGCGGCACTGGCGGGCCGGGCGGCCGCCCGCGATGGACCGGGGGTTTCGCCCGTCGCTGGCCTATCGGCTGGCGCTGGTGGCCGAGGGGCGGTTCGACGCGATGATGACCCTGCGCGGCGCGTGGGAGTGGGACATCGCGGCGGGGGATTTGATCCTGCGGGAGGCCGGCGCGGTGACGTCGGACCGCGAAGGGCGGCCGCTGCGGTTCAACAACCCGATGCCGAAGCTGGACGGTGTTCTGGCCGCGAATCCGGCAGTGCATAGCGCGCTTCTGGAGGCGCTGGCGCCCGGGGCTGCGATCTGA
- a CDS encoding TldD/PmbA family protein, which translates to MPLDPQTLTEALLSAARKAGAEAADAVAVETRAQSINVRAGTLEQAERSESVEVGLRVFIGQRQACVGASDTREETLAMLAERAVAMAREAPEDAYAGLAAPEQLARDWDVAALELHDPGPEPAAPDMQEAALALEAAAMGVNGVSQVQAAADHEVERMHMAATNGFSGGFTSSARSLSAVAIAGQGTGMQRDYDADTRVFAADLRTPEEIGTRAGERAASMLDAKKPYTGSYPVLFDERVASTLIGHLLSAINGGSVSRGASWLMNRMGEPVLPESLSLIDDPLRPRALGSQPFDAEGLPVAKRALVENGVLKSWILDLSTGRKLGLPSTGHARRAPSSVPSPLSTNVALTQGDKSREDLMAEMGTGLLVTSMIGSTINPNTGDYSRGASGFWIEKGEIAFPVNECTIAGSLPEMLRGIVPANDARPWKSRVVPSLLVVGLTLAGN; encoded by the coding sequence ATGCCTCTCGACCCCCAGACCCTGACCGAAGCGCTGCTTTCTGCCGCCCGCAAGGCCGGGGCCGAGGCGGCGGATGCCGTGGCGGTGGAAACGCGCGCCCAGAGCATCAATGTCCGGGCGGGCACGCTGGAACAGGCGGAGCGGTCTGAAAGTGTCGAGGTTGGGCTGCGGGTTTTCATCGGCCAGCGGCAGGCCTGTGTGGGCGCGTCGGACACGCGCGAGGAGACGCTGGCGATGCTGGCGGAACGCGCGGTGGCGATGGCCCGGGAAGCGCCCGAAGACGCCTATGCCGGGCTTGCCGCGCCCGAGCAACTGGCGCGGGACTGGGATGTGGCGGCGCTGGAGCTGCACGATCCCGGGCCCGAACCCGCGGCGCCCGACATGCAGGAGGCGGCGCTTGCGCTGGAGGCGGCGGCGATGGGCGTCAATGGTGTGAGCCAAGTGCAGGCGGCGGCCGATCACGAGGTCGAGCGGATGCACATGGCGGCCACCAACGGGTTTTCCGGCGGGTTCACCAGCAGCGCCCGAAGCCTGAGCGCCGTGGCGATTGCCGGGCAGGGCACGGGGATGCAGCGCGATTACGATGCGGATACGCGTGTCTTTGCCGCCGATCTGCGCACGCCCGAGGAGATCGGGACGCGGGCGGGGGAACGCGCCGCGTCGATGCTGGACGCGAAGAAGCCCTATACCGGCTCCTATCCGGTGCTGTTCGACGAGCGCGTGGCGTCGACGCTGATCGGGCACCTTCTGTCTGCGATCAACGGCGGGTCGGTGTCGCGGGGGGCGTCGTGGCTGATGAACCGGATGGGCGAGCCCGTGCTGCCCGAGTCGCTGTCGCTGATCGACGATCCGCTGCGCCCCCGCGCGCTGGGGTCCCAGCCTTTCGATGCCGAGGGCCTGCCGGTGGCAAAGCGTGCCCTGGTCGAGAACGGCGTGTTGAAATCGTGGATCCTGGACCTTTCCACGGGGCGCAAGCTGGGCCTGCCGTCCACGGGTCATGCGCGGCGGGCGCCGTCCTCGGTGCCGTCGCCTTTGTCGACGAACGTGGCGCTGACGCAGGGCGACAAGAGCCGCGAGGACCTGATGGCCGAGATGGGCACGGGCCTCTTGGTGACCTCGATGATCGGCTCGACGATCAACCCCAACACCGGCGACTATTCGCGGGGCGCGTCGGGGTTCTGGATCGAGAAGGGCGAGATTGCCTTTCCGGTGAACGAATGCACCATCGCGGGCAGCCTGCCGGAGATGCTGCGGGGGATCGTCCCGGCCAATGACGCGCGTCCCTGGAAGTCGCGCGTCGTGCCGTCGCTGCTGGTGGTGGGGCTGACCCTTGCCGGCAACTGA
- a CDS encoding DUF2125 domain-containing protein, producing MHAIRIVPVFLGAAAWLPAAAQADVTADDVVTNMLAPARAFGFEVTAEPVRDGDTVRIDSMVMTYALPLDLGEARLTTNGMTLTEQGDGSVALRYADAMEMQVAFSTPEEGEVFSATVVYEGFDTPTIATGTPGQVVYEGAFDGARFSLSDFSVEDEDEEFDIAVSGSVSGTSRYEITEGDIVTVALSTTSDSMQFDTSFSDATGAGSEGRQTMTGGTSELELAIPAGQVDLLNLDDALRAGLKMVAKTGGMQVEGTTVTTAEEVEMRQTTSYMMESNDLTLGADGVSLAGAYTDFAFELQMPSELPFPISGQIARSEGHLNFPLTETDGAVPVALRMTLEDLTMAEEIWALFDPETQLPRDPMTLVVDMSGDAALTREPLDIMRMMEVGPDEETLGRFESVTLNDFQLNAVGAQVTGEGAFEIDNEDRETFPGMPAPSGSIDLQVTGANGLLDTLVAMGLLPEEQAMGTRMMMGMFGTPGEGEDVINSTIEVTEDGQVLANGQRIR from the coding sequence ATGCATGCCATCCGTATAGTTCCCGTTTTCCTTGGTGCCGCCGCGTGGCTGCCCGCCGCGGCGCAGGCCGATGTGACCGCCGACGACGTGGTGACCAACATGCTGGCCCCGGCCCGTGCATTCGGTTTCGAGGTGACCGCAGAGCCGGTGCGCGACGGCGACACGGTGCGCATCGACAGCATGGTGATGACCTATGCCCTGCCGCTGGATCTTGGCGAGGCACGGTTGACGACCAACGGCATGACCCTGACCGAGCAGGGCGACGGCAGCGTGGCGTTGCGGTATGCCGACGCGATGGAGATGCAGGTCGCGTTCTCGACGCCCGAAGAGGGCGAGGTGTTTTCCGCAACCGTGGTCTACGAGGGGTTCGACACGCCGACCATCGCCACGGGCACGCCGGGGCAGGTGGTCTACGAGGGCGCTTTTGACGGGGCGCGGTTCTCTTTGAGCGATTTTTCGGTAGAGGACGAAGACGAGGAATTCGACATCGCGGTCAGCGGCAGTGTCAGCGGGACGAGCCGCTACGAGATCACCGAGGGCGATATCGTGACAGTGGCGCTGTCGACCACCTCGGACAGCATGCAGTTCGACACATCGTTTTCGGATGCCACCGGAGCGGGATCCGAAGGGCGGCAGACGATGACGGGCGGCACTTCGGAACTGGAGCTGGCCATTCCGGCGGGCCAGGTGGACCTTCTGAACCTCGACGATGCGCTGCGGGCGGGTTTGAAGATGGTGGCGAAGACCGGTGGCATGCAGGTCGAGGGCACGACGGTCACGACCGCCGAGGAGGTCGAGATGCGCCAGACCACCAGCTACATGATGGAAAGCAACGACCTGACGCTCGGGGCTGACGGCGTGTCCCTGGCCGGTGCCTACACCGATTTTGCGTTCGAGTTGCAGATGCCGTCCGAGCTGCCGTTTCCCATCTCCGGCCAGATCGCGCGCAGCGAGGGTCACTTGAATTTTCCGCTCACCGAAACGGACGGCGCGGTGCCGGTCGCGCTGCGGATGACGCTCGAGGACCTGACGATGGCCGAGGAGATCTGGGCGCTCTTCGATCCGGAGACACAACTGCCGCGGGATCCGATGACGCTGGTGGTGGACATGTCGGGCGATGCGGCGCTGACGCGCGAGCCGCTGGATATCATGCGGATGATGGAGGTCGGCCCGGACGAGGAGACCTTGGGTCGCTTCGAGAGCGTGACGCTGAATGACTTCCAGCTGAACGCCGTGGGCGCGCAGGTCACGGGCGAGGGCGCGTTCGAGATCGACAACGAGGATCGCGAGACTTTCCCGGGCATGCCGGCCCCGTCGGGCAGCATCGACCTGCAGGTGACCGGCGCCAACGGATTGCTGGACACGCTGGTGGCGATGGGCCTTTTGCCCGAGGAACAGGCGATGGGAACCCGGATGATGATGGGCATGTTCGGCACGCCGGGCGAGGGTGAGGACGTGATCAACTCGACCATCGAGGTGACCGAGGACGGGCAGGTGCTGGCCAACGGCCAGCGGATCCGCTGA
- a CDS encoding DUF2125 domain-containing protein — MKLLDMTDRARFGMTTAIGLVLSAGAAQADVTAADVWADWKGYLSSSGYEVAGDESQSGDTLTVSDVTMTMAIPEEDTTVSVNLGEMTFTENGDGTVSVGMPAEMPMQVQVESPDAEEVSVGLQYNTSDFEMTASGEPNDLLYNYSASEIAVIVDDVTVEGKSVDLGTVEFRIADVTGTTTMQVGELRKSDQKMSTGPVNYTIDVADPEGGTGQFMMKGQFAGMTVAAEGAMPLEMDPADFAASINDGFSADLTMTYSEGSSEFKVVDPPQTTEGTTKSDGGEFTVAMGAEGLTYDVSSKNMQLNMAGGDIPLPIEVAFGTAAFNLTTPIAKSEEAQDFAMGVTLGDFTMSDIIWGIFDPAGELPHDPATIDVDLTGTAKLFFDLFDPEQMEAAETGELGVPGELNTLDINTLTVSAAGAELTGDGAFTFDNTDLETFNGMPAPDGSVDLKLTGANGLLDALIAMGLVPEEQAMGVRMMMGMFAVPGEGEDALTSKIEVKSDGQVLANGQRLR, encoded by the coding sequence ATGAAACTGCTCGATATGACGGACCGGGCCAGGTTCGGAATGACGACGGCGATCGGCCTTGTCTTATCGGCGGGCGCGGCACAGGCGGATGTGACCGCGGCGGATGTCTGGGCGGACTGGAAAGGGTATCTTTCGTCGTCCGGCTACGAGGTGGCGGGCGACGAGAGCCAGTCGGGCGACACGCTGACCGTATCCGACGTGACGATGACGATGGCGATCCCCGAAGAGGACACGACCGTGTCGGTCAACCTGGGTGAGATGACCTTTACCGAGAACGGCGACGGCACGGTGTCGGTGGGCATGCCGGCGGAAATGCCGATGCAGGTGCAGGTTGAGTCGCCTGACGCCGAGGAGGTCTCGGTCGGCCTGCAATACAACACGTCCGATTTCGAGATGACCGCGTCGGGCGAGCCGAACGACCTGCTTTACAACTACAGCGCCAGCGAGATCGCGGTGATCGTAGATGACGTGACCGTCGAAGGCAAAAGCGTCGACCTGGGGACCGTGGAATTCCGCATCGCGGACGTCACCGGGACGACCACGATGCAAGTGGGCGAGTTGCGGAAATCGGACCAGAAGATGAGCACCGGCCCGGTGAACTACACGATCGACGTGGCCGACCCCGAGGGCGGCACCGGCCAGTTCATGATGAAGGGCCAGTTCGCCGGCATGACGGTCGCGGCCGAGGGCGCCATGCCGCTGGAGATGGACCCCGCCGATTTCGCGGCGTCGATCAATGACGGTTTTTCCGCGGATCTGACGATGACCTATTCCGAGGGCTCGTCGGAGTTCAAGGTCGTCGATCCGCCGCAGACCACGGAAGGCACGACCAAATCGGACGGGGGCGAGTTCACCGTCGCGATGGGCGCCGAGGGCCTGACCTATGACGTGTCGTCGAAGAACATGCAGCTCAACATGGCCGGCGGTGATATCCCGCTGCCGATCGAAGTGGCATTCGGCACGGCCGCGTTCAACCTGACCACCCCCATCGCCAAGAGCGAGGAGGCGCAGGATTTCGCCATGGGCGTGACGCTGGGCGATTTCACGATGTCGGACATCATCTGGGGCATTTTCGACCCGGCGGGCGAACTGCCGCATGATCCTGCGACGATCGACGTGGACCTGACGGGGACGGCCAAGCTGTTCTTCGATCTTTTCGACCCCGAACAGATGGAAGCGGCGGAAACCGGCGAGCTTGGTGTGCCGGGCGAGTTGAACACGCTGGACATCAACACCCTGACGGTCAGTGCCGCCGGAGCCGAGCTGACCGGAGACGGCGCGTTCACCTTCGACAATACCGATCTGGAAACCTTCAACGGGATGCCCGCGCCGGACGGTTCGGTCGACCTCAAGCTGACGGGCGCCAACGGTCTGCTGGATGCGCTGATCGCGATGGGGCTGGTGCCCGAAGAACAGGCCATGGGCGTGCGCATGATGATGGGCATGTTCGCGGTTCCCGGCGAGGGCGAGGATGCGCTGACCTCGAAGATCGAGGTCAAGAGCGACGGCCAGGTCCTGGCCAACGGACAGCGTCTGCGCTGA
- a CDS encoding SDR family oxidoreductase, with the protein MKDTTVLITGASRGIGAATARHFAALGANVVLAARSTDAIEEIASDIGDRALAVSCDVSRYDDVKTAVTAATERFGGLDVLIGNAGVIEPIAHLSDVDPDEWDKVIDINLKGVFHGMRAALPVMKQAGSGTIITISSGAATSALEGWSHYCASKAAALMLTRAADKENRDHGIRVLGLSPGTVATDMQHQIKASGMNPVAKLDWSDHIPPDWPARALAWMCTADADGWLGQDISLRNEDIRLAVGLE; encoded by the coding sequence ATGAAAGACACGACCGTTCTCATCACCGGCGCCAGTCGCGGCATCGGTGCGGCCACCGCCCGTCATTTCGCCGCGCTCGGCGCCAACGTGGTGCTCGCCGCCCGCAGTACCGACGCAATCGAGGAGATCGCATCGGATATCGGCGACCGCGCCCTCGCGGTGTCCTGCGACGTCAGCCGCTACGATGACGTCAAGACCGCCGTCACCGCCGCCACGGAACGCTTCGGCGGGCTGGACGTTCTGATCGGCAACGCCGGCGTGATCGAGCCCATCGCGCATCTCTCCGACGTCGACCCGGACGAATGGGACAAGGTCATCGACATCAACCTCAAGGGCGTCTTTCACGGAATGCGCGCGGCCTTGCCGGTGATGAAACAGGCCGGCTCCGGCACCATCATCACCATCAGTTCCGGCGCCGCCACCAGCGCGCTCGAAGGCTGGAGCCACTATTGCGCCTCCAAGGCCGCCGCGCTGATGCTGACCCGCGCCGCCGACAAGGAAAACCGCGATCACGGCATCCGCGTTCTGGGCCTCTCGCCCGGCACCGTGGCCACCGACATGCAGCACCAGATCAAGGCCAGCGGCATGAACCCCGTGGCCAAGCTCGACTGGTCCGACCATATCCCGCCGGACTGGCCCGCGCGGGCGCTGGCGTGGATGTGCACGGCGGACGCCGATGGCTGGCTCGGTCAGGACATCAGCCTGCGCAACGAGGACATCCGCCTCGCGGTGGGCCTCGAATGA
- a CDS encoding enoyl-CoA hydratase/isomerase family protein, translated as MIELDKSDDGLWTVTLNRPDKANSLTHAMLTELADIAEAATEARALVLTGRGKAFSAGMDLEAARSGLPTDPVWERLSGALSVLPCLTIAALNGTVAGGAMGMVLACDLRIAVPGTKMFYPVMKLGFLPQPSDPGRLTRLIGPSRAKMILMAGQKIDTETTHHWSLIDQVIEPDALLDTARTLATDALGAAPDHAAGIKHLCRP; from the coding sequence ATGATCGAGCTGGACAAATCCGATGACGGCCTCTGGACCGTCACCCTCAACCGGCCCGACAAGGCCAATTCCCTCACGCACGCGATGCTGACCGAGCTGGCCGACATCGCCGAGGCCGCCACCGAGGCCCGCGCGCTGGTTCTGACCGGCCGCGGCAAGGCGTTCTCGGCGGGCATGGACCTCGAGGCCGCCAGGTCCGGCCTGCCGACCGACCCGGTGTGGGAGCGCTTGTCGGGCGCGCTTTCGGTTCTGCCCTGCCTCACAATCGCGGCGCTCAATGGCACCGTCGCGGGCGGGGCCATGGGCATGGTGCTGGCCTGCGACCTGCGCATCGCCGTGCCCGGCACCAAGATGTTCTATCCTGTGATGAAACTGGGCTTCCTGCCGCAACCGTCTGATCCGGGGCGGCTGACGCGGCTGATCGGCCCGTCACGGGCGAAGATGATCCTGATGGCGGGCCAGAAAATCGACACCGAAACCACGCATCACTGGAGCCTGATTGACCAGGTGATCGAGCCCGATGCCCTGCTCGACACCGCGCGCACGCTGGCCACCGACGCGCTCGGAGCTGCGCCCGACCACGCAGCAGGCATCAAGCACCTCTGCCGCCCCTGA
- a CDS encoding multicopper oxidase family protein produces the protein MARCEGKMDPTRRDVMALAGGLAGAQVVPGLAWAGAPGHRLTAAPAEVQLAPGEYPKTRVWAYDGRVPGSMLRWRQGEMFEARLVNGLDQPTTVHWHGLRLPNAMDGVPGMTQAAVRPGESFDYRFVLRDAGTFWYHPHANSLEQISRGLAGVLVVDEAEPPEVDAEEILVLDDWRLTEDAQLHPEFGNRHDMSHAGRLGNYITVNGAGELRRSYPRGTRLRVRLVNAATARIFRLVFRGMDAWVVALDAMPLEAPERIEQVEIGPAQRVDLIVNVSAGTGEEAIIGSVERDGTYATVSVSVAGQEQAMRAAPHALPPNDLPVLALKDARQVPLVMEGGAMRGLSERVRWQGSKREARALYEAGQFWAFNGQAGMDGAPLIEAVLGETVRVTMENRTAFSHSMHLHGQHFREVFPDGKLGPWRDTLVIHPDETREIAFFAENPGDWMFHCHMAAHQMSGMMNWIRIT, from the coding sequence GTGGCAAGATGCGAGGGCAAGATGGATCCGACGCGGCGGGACGTGATGGCGCTGGCCGGCGGGCTGGCCGGGGCGCAGGTGGTACCGGGGTTGGCATGGGCCGGTGCGCCGGGGCACCGCCTGACCGCCGCGCCCGCCGAGGTGCAGCTGGCGCCCGGGGAATACCCGAAGACGCGGGTCTGGGCCTATGACGGGCGGGTGCCGGGTTCGATGCTGCGCTGGCGGCAGGGCGAGATGTTCGAGGCGCGGCTGGTCAACGGGCTGGACCAGCCGACGACGGTGCATTGGCACGGCCTGCGCCTGCCCAACGCCATGGACGGCGTGCCGGGCATGACGCAGGCGGCGGTGCGCCCCGGCGAGAGTTTCGACTATCGCTTTGTGCTGCGCGATGCGGGCACGTTCTGGTATCACCCGCATGCCAATTCGCTGGAGCAGATCTCGCGCGGGCTGGCGGGGGTGCTGGTGGTGGACGAGGCCGAGCCGCCCGAGGTGGATGCCGAGGAGATCCTGGTGCTGGACGACTGGCGGTTGACCGAGGACGCGCAGCTGCATCCCGAGTTCGGCAACCGGCACGACATGTCCCATGCCGGGCGGCTGGGCAATTACATCACGGTCAATGGCGCGGGCGAGCTGCGGCGAAGCTATCCGCGGGGTACGCGGCTGCGGGTGCGGCTGGTGAACGCGGCGACGGCGCGTATCTTCCGGCTGGTGTTCCGGGGGATGGATGCGTGGGTGGTGGCGCTGGACGCGATGCCACTTGAGGCGCCGGAGCGGATCGAGCAGGTCGAGATCGGACCGGCGCAGCGCGTCGATCTGATCGTAAACGTCAGCGCCGGGACCGGCGAGGAGGCGATCATCGGATCGGTGGAGCGGGACGGCACCTATGCGACGGTGTCCGTGTCGGTCGCGGGCCAGGAACAGGCGATGCGGGCCGCGCCGCACGCCCTGCCGCCCAACGACCTGCCGGTGCTGGCGCTGAAGGATGCGCGACAGGTGCCGCTGGTCATGGAAGGCGGCGCGATGCGGGGCCTGTCGGAGCGCGTCCGGTGGCAGGGCAGCAAGCGCGAGGCGCGGGCGCTCTACGAGGCGGGGCAGTTCTGGGCCTTCAACGGGCAGGCGGGGATGGACGGGGCGCCGCTGATCGAGGCCGTATTGGGTGAAACTGTGCGCGTGACGATGGAGAACCGAACAGCGTTTTCCCACTCGATGCACCTGCATGGACAGCATTTCCGTGAAGTGTTCCCTGATGGCAAGCTGGGGCCGTGGCGAGACACGCTGGTGATCCATCCCGACGAGACGCGCGAGATCGCCTTTTTCGCCGAGAACCCGGGCGACTGGATGTTCCATTGCCACATGGCTGCGCACCAGATGTCAGGCATGATGAACTGGATACGGATCACGTAG
- a CDS encoding STAS/SEC14 domain-containing protein, with protein sequence MTVEYEEDAETKTVELTVAGKVTREDYDRIVDRMQGFIDTQGTVKLIEVIESLDGFAPSVIWPGIKFDFKNLRHISHVAVVSDIGWIGPVAKAAGALVSTKLRTYDLDDLDAAREWIASE encoded by the coding sequence ATGACCGTTGAGTATGAAGAAGACGCGGAAACGAAAACTGTCGAGCTGACCGTGGCGGGAAAGGTCACGCGGGAGGATTACGACAGGATCGTGGACCGGATGCAGGGCTTTATCGACACCCAGGGCACGGTGAAGCTGATCGAGGTGATCGAGAGCCTCGACGGGTTCGCGCCATCGGTGATCTGGCCGGGGATCAAGTTCGATTTCAAAAACCTGCGCCATATCAGCCATGTGGCGGTGGTGTCGGATATCGGCTGGATCGGGCCGGTGGCCAAGGCGGCGGGCGCGCTGGTGTCGACCAAGCTGCGGACGTATGACCTGGACGACCTGGATGCGGCGCGGGAGTGGATCGCGTCAGAGTGA
- a CDS encoding HNH endonuclease — protein sequence MDDPVCPLCGRPIPPEARQSLHHLVPKLKGGKGGPVVLLHQICHNEIHATLTEAELARSYATVEALRAHPRLEKFIRWVARRPPGFHSKTPGRRRLR from the coding sequence ATGGACGACCCGGTGTGTCCGCTGTGCGGGCGGCCCATTCCGCCCGAGGCCAGGCAGAGCCTGCATCACCTTGTGCCCAAGCTGAAAGGCGGCAAGGGCGGGCCGGTCGTGCTGTTGCATCAGATCTGTCACAACGAGATCCACGCCACGCTGACCGAGGCCGAGCTGGCGCGAAGCTATGCCACGGTCGAGGCGCTGCGGGCGCATCCGCGGCTGGAGAAGTTCATCCGCTGGGTGGCCAGGCGTCCGCCGGGATTTCATTCGAAAACGCCCGGACGGCGTCGGTTGCGTTGA
- a CDS encoding TIGR03862 family flavoprotein, protein MTGALVIGAGPAGLMAADALASAGVPVTVAEAKPSPARKFLMAGKSGLNLTKSEDLETCLAAYAETAPHLRPMLAAFGPDDVIRWAEGLGQPTFTGSTGRVFPTAMKASPLLRAWLSRLEGLGVTLHRRWRWTGWDGDAAGFDTPGGSRQLTPAVTVLACGGASWARLGSDGSWAAHLPGQTAPFQPANMGFTVDWSDHMQRHFGRPLKNIALHAGAHISRGEIVLSARGIEGGGIYALSRPLREGAALTLDLRPDLSLDAIRKRLGRPRGKASLSNHLRKTLRLAPVEQALLNECARPLPNDLAPVIKALPIPLAGPRPMDEAISTAGGLRFDALTGDLMLKSRPGTFAAGEMLDWEAPTGGYLLTACLASGLWAGRAAARFATVAAGP, encoded by the coding sequence ATGACGGGCGCGCTGGTCATCGGTGCAGGGCCGGCGGGCCTCATGGCCGCCGACGCGCTGGCCTCGGCGGGCGTGCCCGTCACCGTGGCCGAGGCCAAGCCGTCCCCGGCCCGCAAGTTCCTCATGGCGGGCAAGTCCGGCCTCAACCTCACCAAGTCCGAAGACCTCGAAACCTGCCTCGCCGCCTATGCCGAGACCGCGCCGCACCTGCGCCCGATGCTTGCCGCCTTCGGGCCGGACGATGTCATCCGCTGGGCCGAGGGGCTGGGGCAGCCCACCTTCACCGGCTCCACCGGACGCGTCTTTCCCACCGCCATGAAAGCCTCGCCGCTCCTGCGCGCCTGGCTCTCCCGCCTCGAAGGGCTGGGGGTGACGCTGCACCGCCGCTGGCGCTGGACCGGCTGGGACGGCGATGCCGCGGGGTTCGACACGCCGGGTGGCTCGCGCCAGCTGACTCCCGCAGTCACCGTGCTGGCCTGTGGCGGCGCCAGCTGGGCGCGTCTCGGCTCCGACGGCAGCTGGGCGGCCCATCTGCCCGGCCAGACCGCCCCGTTCCAGCCCGCCAACATGGGCTTCACCGTCGATTGGTCCGACCACATGCAGCGCCATTTCGGCCGGCCGCTGAAGAATATCGCGCTTCATGCCGGTGCGCATATCTCACGCGGCGAGATCGTCCTGTCCGCGAGGGGCATCGAAGGCGGGGGGATCTACGCCCTCTCCCGCCCCCTGCGCGAAGGCGCGGCGCTCACGCTCGACCTTCGCCCGGACCTGTCGCTCGATGCGATCCGAAAGCGCCTGGGGCGTCCGCGCGGCAAGGCCAGCCTGTCGAACCACCTGCGCAAGACCCTGCGCCTCGCACCCGTGGAACAAGCCCTGCTGAACGAATGCGCCCGGCCCCTGCCCAACGACCTCGCCCCGGTCATCAAGGCGCTGCCGATCCCCCTCGCCGGGCCGCGCCCCATGGACGAGGCGATCTCGACCGCCGGCGGCCTGCGCTTCGATGCCCTCACCGGCGACCTGATGCTGAAATCCCGCCCCGGAACCTTCGCCGCCGGTGAAATGCTGGACTGGGAGGCGCCAACCGGCGGTTACCTGTTGACCGCCTGCCTGGCCTCCGGCCTCTGGGCCGGTCGTGCCGCCGCCCGCTTCGCGACGGTGGCCGCCGGCCCCTAG